GGGCCATAGGCCCGGAAGGCGCGTCATCCGGGGGGCCCTTTCTTTTGGTTACTTTTCTTTGGGCAAGCAAAGAAAAGTGACCCGGACTGCGGCAGCAGTTCGGAAGCCCGCGGCAGGCGGGCCAGGTCGCGGAAACGTCCGAGGCGACGACCGACCCCTACCGAAACGGGATGCCCAGCCATGCGGCTGTTGAAAAGCGCCCCCGGCCCTTGCCCCCTTTTCGGGGTGCGCCGGGATGACGACTGAAGAACGAAGCGGTGAGGCTAGGTTGCCCCCAAACCCTCTTCTCGCTGCTTAATACTGCTTAATACTGCAGCCATCCAACACCCCTCCCCGCGTCCCCCAATGGCGAGGAAGAAAAGCGCAGCGCTCAAAACTCCGCCAACCCCTCCGGCATCAAATCCAGCACCGCCTGCGCCAACACATCCGGCTGGAACTTCGCCACGAAGCGATCCGCATTCACCTCCCGCACCATCGCCTCATTGAAAATGCCGCTGATCGAGCTATGCAGCACCACTTTCAGCGAGCGCAGCGCCGGCGTCTCGCGGATCGCCCGCGTCAGCGCATAACCATCCATGCGCGGCATCTCGATGTCAGACACCACCAGCGTCACCCGTTCCTCGCCCGGCGACGCCGCGATCGCCTCCAGACGCTCCAGCGCTTCGCGACCGTCCGTCGCGATCACGCACTCCATATCCATCTGGCGGAACAGGTTCACCAGCTGGTTGCGGGCGACCAGGGAGTCGTCCACCACCATCACGCGCCGGGGCTGCAGGTCATGGACGCGGGCGATGCGCTGCATCGGCGCCGACAGTTCCGTGGTGGTCGCGTTGAGTGAGGCCAGCACGTGTTCCACGTCCACCACCGCCACCAGCGCACCGTCCACACGCGTTACCGCGTTCACGCGGCCACCAAAGCCCAGTGCCGGGGCCGGGGCGGCCAGCGATTCGCCGGCACAATGCACCAGGCGCTGCGGTTCGGCCACGAGGAAGCCCTGCACGCTGCGGCTGAACTCGGTGACCATCAGGTGGGCGGAGGCCACCTCGCGCAGCGAGGCGTAACCCAGCGCCACGGCCAGGTCGATGACGGGGATGGTGGTGCCGCGGTAGTCGCAGCTGCCGGCGATCAGCGGGTGGGCGTCCGGCATGCGTTCCATGGGTGGGCGGCGCATGACCTCCCTTACCTTGAAGACATTGATGCCGAACAACTGGTCATCGCCCATCCGGAACAACAGCATGGCCACGCGGTTGTGCCCCGCCAGCTTGGTCTGCTGCTCCACCTTGTCCATCCACGCCGTCATGCGCTTTCCTCGCCGCGGCCCAGCCGCCGTTTCTCCACGCGTATCGGCCGGGGTGCCGCCGGCTTGAGGGGGACGAACCGGGCGTGGCACGTCGCTTGCTTCTCAAGTTCCGACCTCAGCCGCCGATGCCGGTGGCGACCCTTATAGGAAGGAATGATCCACCCATGAGTCTGATCTGGAGCCAGCATCTCGCCGACCTCGCCCGCGCTGCCGCGGCGGGTGACCAGGCGCAGGTCGCCCAACTGTCGGCACGCCATCCGCGCGCAGCGCAGGCGCTGGCGCCGTTGCTGGCGGCCGTGTTCACCACGCGCCCGCCGGCGGCCGTTGCCATGCAGACGATGGAGCAGCTGGGCCTGGTGCTCGGCGCCTCGCAGCAACTGGTGCGGGAGCAGGCCTCCATGCACCAGTCGGCGCAGGAAAGCCGCGACGACGTCGGCCGCTTGACGGACGGCAGTGCCGGAATCTCGACATCGCTGCAGCAGATCGCCACCGGCCTGGACTACGCGCGTCAGACTGGCGAAAGCAGCGAGCGCAGCGTGAGCGAGCTGGACGGCCAGCTACGCCTGTTGCGCACCGCCCTGTCCGCCATGAACCGCAACCAGAGCAAGCTGGCCGAACAGGTGGCACAGATCCGCAAGCTCACCGGCGTGGTGCAGGAGATCGCCCACCAGACCAACCTGGTTGCGCTCAACGCTGCCATCGAAGCGGCTCGTGCCGGCGAGGCCGGTCGCGGCTTTGCCGTAGTGGCGGACGAGGTGAAGCAACTGGCCGAGAAGACCAGCCAGGCCACCGACGAGATCGAAGCGGTCACCGGTTCCATCGGCGAGTTCTCGCAGCAGCTCGATGGTGACGTGCAGCAGGGCCTGTCCCGCCTCGACCGCGCGCAGGGCGGCCTCGGCCAGACCGAAGCCTCGCTGCGCGACAGCGGTGAAGCGCTGCGCCAGATCGGCGAGCGCGTCGGCACCATGCACAAGAATCAGGATGCCCAGCACGCCCGCGCCGTGGCGGCGCAGGCCGCGCTGGGCGTGTGGCATCGCCGCTCCGCCGAAGCCACGCGTCAGTCCGAGGCACTGAGCCGCGGCGCCCTGCTCGGCCATCGCCTTGCGCTGGACTGGCTGGAAACCGAGAGCGGCCAGGACCCGGCCAGCCTGAGCCTGACCGTGCGCGAAGCCGCGCAAGGCCTGCGCCAGGCGATGGAACTGGCCCTGCAGGAACCGGCCGCGCTCGATCGTCGCTGGTTCGACACGCAGGCGCTGGCCCGCACGCTGGATCGACTGACCGCCAACCGCGACGCCAACCCGGCCGCCAGCGCGCTGACCGCCTCCGGCACGCGCCTGCGCGAACAGGGCAGCAACTTCGCCACCCTGCTGTGCGACGGCCAGCTCGACCAGGCCGGCCAGTTGCTGCAGCAGTTGGAAAGCGAGCGCGAAACCCTGCTCAGCCAGCTCAACGCGCTGCTGGCCGACCTGTGATCCGGCGCGTACTGGCCTCCCTGCTGCTCGCCACCCTGGTGCTACCCGCCCACGCCGTGGAACCGGCCCAGGCGGCGCGCGCGGCCGCCGAACAGTGGCTGCGCGGCCAGTACGCAACCCCGGGCAACCGGGTGGTGGCACAGGCGGCGGAACTGGATACACGTACCCTGCAGCTCGCCCCCTGTCTCGCACCGCTCAATGCCGGCCTGCAGACCGGCGCCCGCATCATGCCGCGCATGACCGTGCTGGTGCGCTGCCCCGGCCCGGACGGCTGGACCCTGCATGTACCCGTACAGCTTCAGGTTTTTCGCGAAGTGCTGGTATTAGTACGCCCCCTGCAGCGTGGCGATGGCGTACGTCCGGACGACGTGCGCCGCGAGGAACGCGACATTGCCAAGCTGGGCTATGGCTACGTCAGCGACATGGCGGACCTGGAAGGCCGTACCCTGTCGCGCGCCCTGGGCATGGGCAGCGTGGTCACCCCGGCCGCCCTGGGCGGGCGCAGCGCCGTGAAAGCCGGCGATCAGGTACAGCTGGTATCCCGCCTCAACGGCATCGAGGTGCGCGCGAGCGGTGTCGCCCTGGGCAGCGGGGACAGCGGTTCGCGCCTGAGGGTGCGCAACGGCAGTTCCGGCAAGGTGATCGACGCCATGGTGATGGCGCCAGGCGAGGTGCTGGCGCTTCCGTGACCCGCGTCGCGCTCGACCCATTAAAGTTTGCGGCCAGCCGGCCGATCCTGTCAGCAACAGGGCCAGATATCCAAGAGAACGGACCCATGAACACCACCATATCCAACAACGGCTTGCCCAAGCTTCCCCAGCCCCCCACGGGCCAGGGCAGCAGCGCCACGCAGGGCCCCTCCAGCACGACGTCGAGCGACGCCGCCGCCGGCAGCACGGGTGCAAATGACCGCGTGCAGCTGACCGACTCCGCCCGCGCACTGCAGGAAGCAGCCCGCACCAACAGCGGTGCCACCATGGACACGAAGAAAGTCGAGCAGATCCGCCAGGCGCTGGCCAACGGCACGTACAAGGTCGACGCCGGCCGCATCGCCGATCGCATGATGGCGCTCGAAAACCAGATGAACGGCAAGTCATGAAACCTTCCCTGCAAGCCGAACTGGACCATGCCCTGACGGCCGCGGTCGAGGAGATGCGGCTGGCAGTGGGTGACTTGATGGACACGCTCAACACCGAGCGCAACGCCCTGGAATCGGCTGACGTCAACGCGCTTAATCAGGCGGGTTCCAGCAAGCACGAACTGATGCTGCGACTGGAACAGCTCGACAGCGAACGCGTACAGCTCAGCCAGGGAGCACCGGAGGCCAGTCGCGAGCTGGCCCCGAAGTGGCAGGAAATTCTGCAATCGCTGCGCGCCTGCGAGCAGCTCAACCAGCGCAACGGCACCCTCGTGGGTATCCGTCTGCAGCAGGTGCGCAAGGCGCTGGCGGTGCTGACCGGCAACGAAGCCGAAGCAAGCGTGTACGGCCGCGCGGGAGATCTGCGCATGAGCCTGCGCTCGCAGACGCTGGCCGAGGCATAAGCAACAAGACGCAGCTGCGGCATCGCTTCACCTGCATGTGTTTGTCGGCGGCAGTTGCCGTCCCACCCAACCCTCGTCAACACGTCGATCGATCATGAGCGAAGCCGCGGCCATCTCCCCCGCCCAAGACGCCTCCGCCGCCAGCGAACAAGCGCTGCCGGTCATCCGTCTGCCCATGCTGGACAGCAAGCGCGAACTCTTCGCGTACGAGATCGTGTTCCAGGACCATGCGGAGGACGAAGCCGCGCTGATGCGCCGCGCGCTCGCCACCATCACCGACGGCGCCCTCGCCCGCCTCGTGCGCGGTAACCGCACCTTCCTCCGGCTCACGCACGACCTCCTGATGGAGGAGACCGACGTGCTGCAGCACCAGCCGCGTTTCGGCGTGCTGCTGAAGCCCGAGGCTGCGGCCGATCCCGCCCTGGTGGAACGCCTATCCCGCATGGCGCAGCGCGGCTGCCCGTTGATGCTCGATGCCGGTGACACCACACTCGAATTCAATCCCGCCGTCGAGCCGCTGCTGAAGATCGTGCAGTTCGTGCGACTAGACGCCAGCAAGCTCGACCCCGCGACCCTGCGTTCGCGCAGCGAATACCTGCATGCCCGCGGCACCCACGTGGTCGCCGGCCACGTGGACGACCACGACACCTACCATCGCTGCGAATCGCTGCCGCTGCAGGCGATCCAGGGCCAGTTCCTGCTCAAGCCCGAACCGGTCGCCGTGCCCGTGCTGGCCGCCAGCCGCCTGAGTCTGCTGCGCCTGATGAAGGCCCTGCAGGAAGGCAATCCCGGCCCGGTGGAGCTGGGCCAGATCGTGCGCGACGACGCCATCCTCAGCTACAAGCTGCTGGGCTGCGTGAACTCCGCCTATTTCGCGCTGCCGCGCCAGCTCAAGTCGGTGCAGCAGGCGGCCATCTTCTTCGGTGCCGCGCGCCTGCGTAACTGGATCTACACCATGGCGCTGAGCGGCACCGGCGATCGCCCGCCGGAATTGCTGCGCGCCGCGCTGATCCGCGCGCATATGGCCGAAAAACTTGCGCAGGGTATGCCCGGTGAGCAACGCGAAATGGCGTTCACTGCCGGTCTGTTCTCATTGCTTGATGCGATGATGGAAGCACCGATGGATTTCGTGCTGTGGCATTTGCCGCTGGCACGTGAGATCAGCAGTGCGTTGCTGGAGAACAAGGGTCCGTTCGCGCCGCTGCTGGATCAGATCCGCGCTTGGGAGGCGGGCAACTTGCGCGGTGGCGAAGTGCAACCACAGGTGATTCGTCGCATGGCGGCGATTTATCTTGAGGCGACGCAGTGGGCGGATCACGTTTACGCGTTTGCGGATCAGCGGCCGAATTGAGTTTTCGCTCTGGCTCCGTTGGTGGGCGAGGCGTTGATTCAGTGCTTCGTCTGCTGAATTGATCTGTGTCCTCGGCGCTTGGTCGGTGGGTGGTTGGGCGCGGGTGGTTTGGGACGTGTCCTCCCCCCCTTTGAGGCACGGGGTAGTCACCATGGATGGCTGCGGTTTTAAGGAGTAAGGAGAGGGTTGGGGTGAGGAGTGGGTGCTCGCCTCACCGCTTCATTCTTTAGCCGTCACCCCTGCGGAGGCAGGGGTCCAGTTTCTGTAGTGGTCGGTCGTCGCCTCGGGCTCTCCCGCGACCGGGCCGCTTACGCAGCGGGCGTTTCGATCGTCTGCCGACGCTCGAGTCACTTTTCTTTGCTGGCCCAAAGAAAAGTAACCCAAAGAAATGGCCTTCAGAGCTGGCAGCATTGCGCGGGGATAAGCCCGAACGCTCGAGGAACGTTGGTGCTTGGCGACCTTCGCCGCTACACAGCGGGTACCTCAGAGCGCTTCGCAACGCGCCGCAGCGCAGAGGGCTTAAGGCGGAGCGTCGTGCCGCTGCGCGGCGCCTCCTTCCGTGCCCTTAGGTCGTTCACGTTGAACATCACTTATCGCTCGTCCTCTCTCCCTAGAGAGGACTGGGCTGAACCCTGAGGCAGCCTTGTAGGAGCGCACCCTGTGCGCGACAGCCTGACGGAGCGATGATCACCAAACGTTGCGGTCGCGCACAGGGTGCGCTCCTACAAGGACGGTCCCGCCACGTCGAACACACCGTCATTCGACACGCCGCGAGGTGCCGCGCAGCGGCACGAGCCGTGCGCTCTGCGCTTTGGCTTTTGACCTTTGGGTCCCTGTGCGGCGGTGAGGGGTGGACGATCAGGCCCGAAGGGGGATCGGCAGGGACGCCGATCCCTTTTCGACAGGGCAGGACGCCCTGTCGAAAAGCCCGGCCGCCCCTCACGGACTGGCCGGCTTTACCGGCCAGCGCCAAGCGGGGCGCCCTTCTCTTTGGTTACTTTCTCTTGGGCAAGCAAGAGAAAGTAACCCGGCCTCCGGCAGGAGGGCGGAAGCCCGCCGCAGGCGAGCCAGGTCGCCATATCGCGACAACCGAGCCCAAAGTCACTGGATCCCAGCCTTCGCTGGGATGACGGTGTCTGTGAAACGGTGAGGCGAGATTGCCCCTCCCCCGCTCCTCAAAGCCCGCAACCATCCATGGTGGCTCCCGCGCTCCCCAGCAGGAAGAGCGAGAAAAAGCTCGCAGCCCCACACCACATCAGCAACGCGACAAAAAAATCAGCCCCGCTGCCCCCTATCCCAGGCAGCAAAAATCCCATGCATCGCCTCCAACCCATCAAACAACGCCGCCGGCCCCGGCTGCAAAATGATCGGCGACTTGATCTCGTAAAGCTCCCCGTCCCGCACGGCAGGAATCGCATCCCACCCCTCGCGCGCCGCCACCCGCTCCGGCCGAAACCGCTTTCCGCACCATGAGCCAAGAATGATGTCCGGCGCGGCATCCACCACCTCGCCCGCGTCGGCAAGAATGCGGTGCTTGGCGAGTGACTCCCCTGACATCCGTGGAAACACGTCTTCACCGCCAGCGATGCGGATCAGCTCCGCCACCCACTGGATGCCCGTGATCAGGGGTTCGTCCCACTCCTCGAAATACACCTTGGGCCGCCGCTTGAACTGCGCAGCCGCCGCTTCGATGCGCGCGATCTGTTGCTCGGCTTTCTGTGCATAGGCTTCCGCCTTCTCCGCCGCACCCACCATCGCGCCCAGTCGTCGGATGTAAGCGAGGATGCCATCCACGCTGCGGTGATTGCTGATCCACACTTCCACGCCCGCCTTGATCAACTCGCGCGCGATATCCGCCTGGATGTCGGAAAAGCCGATCACGAAATCCGGCTGCAGCTTGAGGATCTCGTCGATCTTCGCGCTGGTGAACGCCGACACCTTCGGCTTTTCCTTGCGTGCCCGCGGCGGGCGCACGGTGAAGCCGGAGATGCCGACGATGCGGTGCTCCTCGCCGAGTGCATACAGCACTTCGGTGGGTTCTTCGGTAAGGCAGACGATGCGCTGCGGGTAGTGGTCGGCGTTGTTGCGAATATCAGTCACGCGTTCAATGTCCCAACACGGTCACCGTGATCTTGCGCTGGTGCGGATCGAGCCGGTGTTCCCATAGATAGATGCCCTGCCACGTGCCCAGCTGCACCTTGCCCGAATGCACCGGCACCACCAGGCTCACGCCGGTGAGGATGGCGCGCACGTGGGCCGGCATGTCGTCCGGGCCTTCTTCGTCGTGGCGGAAAATAGTGTCGCCATCGGGCACGGCGCGCGCGAACCAGCGCTCCAGGTCGTCGCGCACGGTCGGGTCGGCGTTCTCGCTGATCAGCAACGAGCAACTGGTGTGCAGGCTGAAGATGTTGACCATGCCGGTGTGCACGCCGCTGGCGGCCACGACCTCACCCACCTTGTCGGTGATCTCGGTGAAACCGCGGCCGCGCGTGTGCACGACAAAGCCATTCTGGGCGACGTGATCGGCGGGCGTGGCTCGCATGCGAAGGGCCTCCGAATGGCTAGGGGATCGACTCAGGGGTAAAGCAGGCGGCTCGTCCAGGTCTGGCCATGACGGCTCCAGCGCACGCGTTCGTGCAACCGGTATTCGGCGCCGTACCAGAACTCCACCATGTCAGGTTCCACCACGTAGCCGCCCCAGTGCGGCGGGCGAGGTACGTCGCGGCCTTCGAATTCGTGTTCGTAGCGGGCGTAGCGCTGCTCGAACGTCTCGCGGTCGGGCAAGGTCTGCGATTGCAGCGACGCCCAGGCCCCCAGCTGGCTGGCGCGCGGACGCGAGGCGAAGTACGCATCGGACTCTTCGGGCAGCAACTTGCGCGCCAGACCTTCCACGCGCACCTGCACCGCGTCGCGCAACTGCTTCCAGTGGAAGCACAGCGCCACTTGCGGGTGTGCCTCGACCTGGCTGCCCTTGTCGCTTTCGTAGTTTGTATAGAAACGGAAGCCGCGCTCGTCGGCGCCCTTGAGCAGCACGATGCGTGAGCTCACGCGGCCGGCGGCATCGACGGTGGCCAGGCTCATCGCGGTCGGCTCGGGCTCTCCCGCCTGGCCGGCCTCGTCAAGCAGTTGCACAAATGTGTCAAGTATTTCTCGTTTCAGCATGGGGGTCTTGAATCGTGGCCGGAGCGCGCCATCATGGCGAAATGTCTCCAGATGCTAGCACGCAGAATTCGACCCTGGCCGGGCATTTGCTCGACCAGTATGCCGGCCGCATCGCCCGCGCCCGGCGCCCCTACCTGCTGGGCCTATCCGGCCTGCAGGGCAGCGGCAAGAGCACCCTGGCGCGGGAGATGAAGACCCAGGCCGAGGCCCGTGGCTGGCCAACCGAAGTGCTGTCGCTGGACGACTTCTATTATTCGCGAAGCGAACGTGAAGTCCTTGCTCACCAGATCCATCCCCTGCTGCGCACCCGCGGCGTGCCGGGCACGCACGAAATCGAGCTGCTCATGTCGGTGCTGGCCGCGTTGCCGCAGGCGTCTGACAAGTTGC
This genomic interval from Dyella japonica A8 contains the following:
- a CDS encoding chemotaxis protein, producing MTAWMDKVEQQTKLAGHNRVAMLLFRMGDDQLFGINVFKVREVMRRPPMERMPDAHPLIAGSCDYRGTTIPVIDLAVALGYASLREVASAHLMVTEFSRSVQGFLVAEPQRLVHCAGESLAAPAPALGFGGRVNAVTRVDGALVAVVDVEHVLASLNATTTELSAPMQRIARVHDLQPRRVMVVDDSLVARNQLVNLFRQMDMECVIATDGREALERLEAIAASPGEERVTLVVSDIEMPRMDGYALTRAIRETPALRSLKVVLHSSISGIFNEAMVREVNADRFVAKFQPDVLAQAVLDLMPEGLAEF
- a CDS encoding methyl-accepting chemotaxis protein, whose product is MSLIWSQHLADLARAAAAGDQAQVAQLSARHPRAAQALAPLLAAVFTTRPPAAVAMQTMEQLGLVLGASQQLVREQASMHQSAQESRDDVGRLTDGSAGISTSLQQIATGLDYARQTGESSERSVSELDGQLRLLRTALSAMNRNQSKLAEQVAQIRKLTGVVQEIAHQTNLVALNAAIEAARAGEAGRGFAVVADEVKQLAEKTSQATDEIEAVTGSIGEFSQQLDGDVQQGLSRLDRAQGGLGQTEASLRDSGEALRQIGERVGTMHKNQDAQHARAVAAQAALGVWHRRSAEATRQSEALSRGALLGHRLALDWLETESGQDPASLSLTVREAAQGLRQAMELALQEPAALDRRWFDTQALARTLDRLTANRDANPAASALTASGTRLREQGSNFATLLCDGQLDQAGQLLQQLESERETLLSQLNALLADL
- the flgA gene encoding flagellar basal body P-ring formation chaperone FlgA; translated protein: MIRRVLASLLLATLVLPAHAVEPAQAARAAAEQWLRGQYATPGNRVVAQAAELDTRTLQLAPCLAPLNAGLQTGARIMPRMTVLVRCPGPDGWTLHVPVQLQVFREVLVLVRPLQRGDGVRPDDVRREERDIAKLGYGYVSDMADLEGRTLSRALGMGSVVTPAALGGRSAVKAGDQVQLVSRLNGIEVRASGVALGSGDSGSRLRVRNGSSGKVIDAMVMAPGEVLALP
- the flgM gene encoding flagellar biosynthesis anti-sigma factor FlgM, which produces MNTTISNNGLPKLPQPPTGQGSSATQGPSSTTSSDAAAGSTGANDRVQLTDSARALQEAARTNSGATMDTKKVEQIRQALANGTYKVDAGRIADRMMALENQMNGKS
- a CDS encoding flagella synthesis protein FlgN, which translates into the protein MKPSLQAELDHALTAAVEEMRLAVGDLMDTLNTERNALESADVNALNQAGSSKHELMLRLEQLDSERVQLSQGAPEASRELAPKWQEILQSLRACEQLNQRNGTLVGIRLQQVRKALAVLTGNEAEASVYGRAGDLRMSLRSQTLAEA
- a CDS encoding EAL and HDOD domain-containing protein, whose amino-acid sequence is MSEAAAISPAQDASAASEQALPVIRLPMLDSKRELFAYEIVFQDHAEDEAALMRRALATITDGALARLVRGNRTFLRLTHDLLMEETDVLQHQPRFGVLLKPEAAADPALVERLSRMAQRGCPLMLDAGDTTLEFNPAVEPLLKIVQFVRLDASKLDPATLRSRSEYLHARGTHVVAGHVDDHDTYHRCESLPLQAIQGQFLLKPEPVAVPVLAASRLSLLRLMKALQEGNPGPVELGQIVRDDAILSYKLLGCVNSAYFALPRQLKSVQQAAIFFGAARLRNWIYTMALSGTGDRPPELLRAALIRAHMAEKLAQGMPGEQREMAFTAGLFSLLDAMMEAPMDFVLWHLPLAREISSALLENKGPFAPLLDQIRAWEAGNLRGGEVQPQVIRRMAAIYLEATQWADHVYAFADQRPN
- a CDS encoding cobalamin-binding protein; the encoded protein is MTDIRNNADHYPQRIVCLTEEPTEVLYALGEEHRIVGISGFTVRPPRARKEKPKVSAFTSAKIDEILKLQPDFVIGFSDIQADIARELIKAGVEVWISNHRSVDGILAYIRRLGAMVGAAEKAEAYAQKAEQQIARIEAAAAQFKRRPKVYFEEWDEPLITGIQWVAELIRIAGGEDVFPRMSGESLAKHRILADAGEVVDAAPDIILGSWCGKRFRPERVAAREGWDAIPAVRDGELYEIKSPIILQPGPAALFDGLEAMHGIFAAWDRGQRG
- a CDS encoding secondary thiamine-phosphate synthase enzyme YjbQ, with the protein product MRATPADHVAQNGFVVHTRGRGFTEITDKVGEVVAASGVHTGMVNIFSLHTSCSLLISENADPTVRDDLERWFARAVPDGDTIFRHDEEGPDDMPAHVRAILTGVSLVVPVHSGKVQLGTWQGIYLWEHRLDPHQRKITVTVLGH
- the pdxH gene encoding pyridoxamine 5'-phosphate oxidase, which produces MLKREILDTFVQLLDEAGQAGEPEPTAMSLATVDAAGRVSSRIVLLKGADERGFRFYTNYESDKGSQVEAHPQVALCFHWKQLRDAVQVRVEGLARKLLPEESDAYFASRPRASQLGAWASLQSQTLPDRETFEQRYARYEHEFEGRDVPRPPHWGGYVVEPDMVEFWYGAEYRLHERVRWSRHGQTWTSRLLYP